The following proteins come from a genomic window of Pseudomonas hygromyciniae:
- the ccoO gene encoding cytochrome-c oxidase, cbb3-type subunit II: MKHEVVEKNIGLLAFFMVIAVSIGGLTQIVPLFFQDVTNKPVEGMKPRTALELEGRDVYIANGCVGCHSQMIRPFRAETERYGHYSVAGESVWDHPFLWGSKRTGPDLARVGGRYSDDWQRAHLYNPRNVVPESKMPAYPFLVENKLDGKDTAKKMEVLRTLGVPYTDEDIAGAQAAVKGKTEMDALVAYLQGLGTIIKSKR, from the coding sequence ATGAAGCATGAAGTAGTCGAGAAGAATATCGGCCTGCTGGCCTTCTTCATGGTCATCGCCGTGAGTATCGGCGGCCTGACCCAGATCGTTCCGCTGTTTTTCCAGGACGTGACCAACAAGCCGGTCGAAGGCATGAAGCCGCGTACCGCCCTTGAACTGGAAGGCCGCGATGTGTACATCGCCAACGGCTGTGTCGGCTGCCACTCGCAGATGATCCGCCCGTTCCGTGCTGAAACCGAACGCTATGGCCACTACTCGGTCGCCGGTGAAAGCGTGTGGGACCACCCGTTCCTGTGGGGTTCCAAGCGTACCGGTCCGGACCTGGCCCGCGTGGGTGGTCGTTACTCCGATGATTGGCAGCGTGCGCACTTGTACAACCCGCGCAACGTAGTGCCCGAGTCGAAAATGCCGGCGTACCCGTTCCTCGTGGAAAACAAGCTCGACGGCAAAGACACTGCCAAGAAAATGGAAGTCTTGCGCACCCTCGGCGTGCCTTACACCGACGAAGACATCGCCGGTGCCCAGGCAGCCGTCAAGGGCAAGACCGAAATGGACGCGCTGGTGGCCTATCTGCAAGGCCTGGGCACCATCATCAAAAGCAAACGGTGA
- the ccoP gene encoding cytochrome-c oxidase, cbb3-type subunit III: MTTFWSTWICVLTLGSLIGLTWLLFGTRKGETKGSVDQTMGHAFDGIEEYDNPLPQWWFMLFAGTLVFAVGYLILYPGLGNWKGVLPGYEDGWTQTKEWDKEMAKADAKFGPIFAKFAAMPVEEVAKDPQALKMGGRLFASNCAVCHGSDAKGAYGFPNLADDNWRWGGSADAIKLTIMNGRHAAMPAWGEVLGEDGVKNVAAYVRHDLAKLPLPADSKVDLAAGKQAFDTTCVACHGPEGHGVEAMGAPNLTQPAGFIYGTSLAQLQQTIRHGRQGQMPAQEALQGNDKVHLLAAYVYSLSQKDQK, encoded by the coding sequence ATGACTACCTTTTGGAGTACATGGATCTGTGTACTGACCCTCGGCAGCCTGATCGGCCTGACCTGGCTGTTGTTCGGCACCCGCAAGGGCGAGACCAAGGGCAGCGTCGACCAGACCATGGGCCACGCCTTCGACGGGATTGAGGAGTACGACAACCCCCTGCCCCAATGGTGGTTCATGTTGTTCGCCGGCACCCTGGTGTTTGCCGTCGGCTACCTGATCCTCTATCCGGGCCTGGGCAACTGGAAAGGCGTATTGCCGGGCTATGAAGACGGCTGGACCCAGACCAAGGAATGGGACAAGGAAATGGCCAAGGCCGACGCCAAGTTTGGGCCGATCTTCGCCAAATTCGCAGCCATGCCCGTGGAAGAAGTAGCCAAGGACCCGCAAGCGTTGAAAATGGGCGGCCGTCTGTTTGCCTCCAACTGCGCGGTGTGCCACGGCTCCGACGCCAAGGGCGCCTACGGCTTCCCGAACCTGGCGGACGACAACTGGCGCTGGGGTGGTTCGGCCGATGCAATCAAGCTGACCATCATGAACGGTCGCCATGCCGCAATGCCGGCCTGGGGTGAAGTACTGGGCGAAGACGGAGTGAAAAACGTCGCCGCCTATGTACGCCACGACTTGGCCAAATTGCCGCTGCCGGCTGACAGCAAGGTCGACCTGGCTGCTGGCAAGCAAGCGTTCGATACCACCTGCGTGGCGTGCCACGGCCCAGAGGGCCACGGTGTTGAAGCCATGGGCGCGCCGAACCTGACGCAGCCTGCCGGTTTCATCTACGGCACCAGCCTTGCGCAGTTGCAGCAAACCATCCGCCACGGCCGTCAAGGCCAGATGCCAGCGCAGGAAGCGCTGCAAGGCAACGACAAGGTCCACCTGCTGGCGGCCTACGTCTACAGCCTGTCGCAGAAGGATCAGAAGTAA
- a CDS encoding CPBP family intramembrane glutamic endopeptidase, with amino-acid sequence MPALPWLYLALLSIGYGLALTYGQLGLLAGASIGLLLVAGYAVRQQHVPWARYLGHGLFIVLALGLAMHWLPGFQNGRAIDPQRFTADAVPFSLYLNQDKPLIGFWLLLACPWIVARRPLRLSIYATALALTLTTIAALGGAVLLGIISWAPKWPDQAWLWVLNNLLLVTLVEEALFRGYIQGGLSRRFKQLPYGENLALLLASLLFGLVHVGAGWQWVLLASIAGAGYGLAYRFGGLGAAIATHFGLNLLHFGLFTYPMLA; translated from the coding sequence ATGCCCGCTTTGCCCTGGCTGTACCTGGCCCTTCTTTCCATTGGCTATGGGTTGGCCCTGACCTACGGGCAACTGGGTTTGCTGGCAGGGGCCTCCATCGGGCTACTGCTGGTCGCAGGTTATGCCGTACGCCAACAGCACGTCCCATGGGCGCGCTACCTTGGCCATGGCCTGTTCATCGTATTGGCCCTGGGCCTGGCGATGCACTGGCTACCCGGCTTCCAAAACGGTCGCGCCATCGACCCCCAGCGTTTCACCGCCGACGCCGTGCCCTTCTCGCTGTACCTGAACCAGGACAAACCACTGATTGGCTTCTGGCTGCTACTCGCCTGCCCGTGGATCGTCGCCCGCCGCCCGTTGCGCCTGTCGATCTACGCCACCGCGCTGGCCTTGACCCTGACCACCATCGCCGCCCTGGGTGGAGCGGTACTGCTGGGCATCATCAGTTGGGCCCCCAAATGGCCAGACCAGGCCTGGCTCTGGGTGTTGAATAACCTGTTGCTGGTGACCCTGGTTGAAGAGGCGCTGTTTCGCGGCTATATCCAGGGCGGCCTGAGCCGACGCTTCAAGCAACTGCCCTACGGCGAAAACCTCGCCTTGCTCCTGGCTTCGCTACTGTTTGGCCTGGTGCATGTCGGTGCCGGCTGGCAATGGGTGCTGCTGGCCAGTATCGCCGGCGCGGGTTATGGCCTGGCCTACCGCTTCGGCGGCCTGGGCGCGGCGATTGCGACACACTTTGGCCTGAATCTGCTGCATTTCGGGTTGTTTACCTACCCGATGCTGGCCTGA
- a CDS encoding cbb3-type cytochrome oxidase subunit 3 — MGFELDTGMIRGLGTLVVAIAFIGLSLWVFNSKRNPEFAEACLLPFADEPKPDAIGTPSDAQEEPVTRSIRP; from the coding sequence ATGGGTTTTGAACTGGATACCGGAATGATCCGCGGCCTCGGCACGCTGGTGGTGGCGATTGCCTTCATCGGCCTGTCGCTGTGGGTGTTCAACTCCAAGCGCAACCCGGAGTTCGCCGAGGCCTGCCTGCTGCCATTTGCCGATGAGCCTAAGCCTGACGCCATTGGCACCCCATCCGACGCTCAAGAAGAGCCTGTAACAAGGAGCATTCGGCCATGA
- the ccoP gene encoding cytochrome-c oxidase, cbb3-type subunit III translates to MTTFWSLYVTVLSLGTIFALTWLLLSTRKGQRAEQTDETVGHSFDGIEEYDNPLPKWWFMLFVGTIIFALGYLVLYPGLGNWKGLLPGYAYLDNEKQTPFANGQSGWTGVHEWEKEMARSDAKFGPIFAKFAAMPIEEVAKDPQALKMGGRLFASNCSVCHGSDAKGAYGFPNLTDADWRWGGEPETIKATIMAGRHAVMPGWAEVIGEQGVADVAGFVLTNLDGRKLPEGAKADVANGEKLFAANCVACHGPAGKGTPAMGAPDLTHPGAFIYGSSFAQLQQTIRYGRQGQMPAQEQLQGNDKVHLLAAYVYSLSHKEPQEQK, encoded by the coding sequence ATGACTACGTTCTGGAGTCTGTACGTCACAGTCCTCAGTCTGGGTACCATTTTTGCCCTGACCTGGCTGCTGCTGTCGACCCGCAAGGGCCAGCGCGCCGAACAAACGGACGAGACGGTTGGCCACTCGTTCGACGGTATCGAGGAATACGACAACCCACTGCCGAAGTGGTGGTTCATGCTGTTCGTGGGCACCATTATCTTTGCCCTGGGTTACCTGGTGCTGTACCCGGGCCTTGGCAACTGGAAAGGCCTGCTGCCGGGCTACGCCTACCTCGACAACGAGAAGCAAACCCCGTTCGCCAACGGCCAGAGCGGCTGGACCGGCGTGCACGAGTGGGAAAAGGAAATGGCCCGCTCCGACGCCAAGTTCGGACCGATCTTCGCCAAGTTTGCTGCCATGCCCATTGAAGAAGTGGCCAAGGATCCGCAAGCCCTGAAGATGGGTGGCCGCCTATTCGCCTCCAACTGTTCGGTATGCCACGGTTCCGACGCCAAGGGCGCCTATGGCTTCCCCAACCTGACCGACGCCGACTGGCGCTGGGGCGGCGAGCCGGAAACCATCAAGGCCACCATCATGGCGGGCCGTCACGCGGTGATGCCGGGTTGGGCTGAAGTGATCGGTGAACAAGGCGTGGCTGACGTCGCCGGTTTTGTACTGACCAACCTCGATGGCCGCAAGCTGCCGGAAGGTGCCAAGGCCGACGTGGCCAACGGCGAGAAGCTGTTCGCCGCCAACTGCGTGGCCTGCCACGGCCCGGCGGGCAAAGGTACGCCAGCGATGGGCGCACCTGACCTGACCCACCCGGGCGCGTTCATCTACGGTTCCAGCTTCGCCCAACTGCAGCAGACCATCCGTTACGGCCGTCAGGGCCAGATGCCTGCGCAGGAGCAATTGCAGGGTAACGACAAGGTGCACTTGCTGGCGGCGTATGTTTACAGCCTCTCGCACAAAGAGCCGCAAGAACAGAAGTAA
- a CDS encoding CcoQ/FixQ family Cbb3-type cytochrome c oxidase assembly chaperone, with the protein MDIGMIRGLGTVVVMVAFIGLALWVFSPKRKSEFEDATLLPFADDPEAIKHVEQASRSNKE; encoded by the coding sequence ATGGATATCGGGATGATTCGAGGCCTGGGCACCGTTGTCGTGATGGTGGCCTTTATCGGCCTGGCGTTGTGGGTGTTCAGCCCCAAGCGCAAGTCAGAGTTTGAAGACGCGACCTTGCTGCCTTTTGCGGATGATCCCGAAGCCATCAAGCACGTCGAGCAAGCTTCTAGGAGTAACAAAGAATGA
- the ccoN gene encoding cytochrome-c oxidase, cbb3-type subunit I encodes MSTAISPTAYNYKVVRQFAIMTVVWGILGMGLGVFIASQLVWPELNFDLPWTTFGRLRPLHTNLVIFAFGGCALFATSYYVVQRTCQTRLISDGLAAFTFWGWQAVIVGAIITLPMGFTTTKEYAELEWPLAILLAIVWVTYGIVFFGTIVKRKTKHIYVGNWFYGAFIVVTAMLHIVNHASLPVSFFKSYSAYAGATDAMIQWWYGHNAVGFFLTTGFLGMMYYFVPKQAERPIYSYRLSIVHFWALITLYIWAGPHHLHYTALPDWAQSLGMAMSIILLAPSWGGMINGMMTLSGAWHKLRTDPILRFLVVSLAFYGMSTFEGPMMAIKTVNSLSHYTDWTIGHVHAGALGWVAMISIGALYHMIPKLYGRAQMHSTSLINTHFWLATIGTVLYIASMWVNGITQGLMWRAINDDGTLTYSFVEALQASHPGFIVRALGGAFFASGMLFMAYNVWRTVRASNPVEAEAATKIAVVGAH; translated from the coding sequence ATGAGCACAGCAATCAGTCCGACTGCTTATAACTATAAGGTAGTCCGCCAGTTCGCCATCATGACGGTGGTCTGGGGGATCCTTGGCATGGGGCTCGGTGTCTTCATCGCCTCGCAACTGGTCTGGCCGGAGTTGAACTTCGACCTGCCATGGACGACGTTTGGACGCCTACGCCCACTGCACACGAACCTTGTGATCTTCGCCTTCGGCGGATGTGCACTGTTTGCCACCTCCTACTATGTCGTGCAGCGAACCTGCCAGACGCGACTGATTTCCGACGGTCTTGCCGCTTTCACCTTCTGGGGCTGGCAAGCAGTAATCGTCGGCGCCATCATCACCCTGCCAATGGGCTTCACCACCACCAAGGAATACGCGGAATTGGAATGGCCCCTTGCCATCCTTCTGGCGATCGTCTGGGTGACCTACGGCATCGTGTTCTTTGGCACCATCGTCAAGCGCAAGACCAAGCACATCTATGTCGGCAACTGGTTCTACGGCGCATTCATCGTCGTGACGGCGATGCTGCACATCGTCAACCACGCGTCCCTGCCGGTGAGTTTCTTCAAGTCCTACTCGGCCTACGCCGGTGCGACCGATGCGATGATCCAGTGGTGGTACGGCCACAACGCCGTAGGGTTCTTCCTGACCACCGGTTTCCTGGGGATGATGTACTACTTCGTGCCCAAACAGGCCGAACGTCCGATCTACTCCTATCGCCTGTCCATCGTGCACTTCTGGGCACTGATCACCCTGTATATCTGGGCCGGTCCCCACCACCTGCACTACACCGCACTGCCGGATTGGGCACAGTCCCTGGGCATGGCCATGTCGATCATCCTGCTGGCTCCGAGCTGGGGCGGCATGATCAACGGCATGATGACCCTGTCGGGCGCCTGGCATAAGCTGCGCACCGACCCGATCCTGCGCTTTTTGGTGGTATCGCTGGCGTTCTACGGCATGTCGACCTTCGAAGGGCCGATGATGGCGATCAAGACCGTCAACTCGCTGTCCCACTACACCGACTGGACCATCGGCCACGTACACGCCGGCGCTTTGGGCTGGGTCGCGATGATCTCCATCGGCGCGCTGTACCACATGATTCCCAAGCTCTATGGCCGGGCGCAGATGCACAGCACCAGCCTGATCAACACCCACTTCTGGCTGGCCACTATCGGCACCGTGCTCTACATCGCCTCGATGTGGGTCAACGGCATCACCCAGGGCCTGATGTGGCGTGCGATCAACGACGACGGCACCCTCACCTACTCCTTCGTCGAAGCGCTGCAAGCCAGCCATCCTGGTTTCATCGTCCGCGCCCTCGGTGGTGCGTTCTTCGCCAGCGGCATGCTGTTCATGGCCTACAACGTGTGGCGCACCGTGCGTGCCTCCAACCCTGTAGAGGCTGAAGCCGCCACCAAGATCGCCGTCGTGGGAGCTCACTGA
- a CDS encoding alpha/beta family hydrolase — protein MGKEHKASIDGDQWAQCVREQGWLWNAATRVGAGPSPTLILAHGAGAPMDSGFMDDMAARLAGHGVNVLRFEFPYMAQRRVDGGKRPPNLAPKLLQCWREVYAQVRRHVAGPLAVGGKSMGGRMASLLADELAADALVCLGYPFYAVGKPEKPRVEHLAGLKTPTLIVQGERDALGNRAAVEGYVLSPSIEVMWLVAGDHDLKPLKASGFTHEQHLEAAAGKVAGFLGAC, from the coding sequence ATGGGCAAAGAGCACAAGGCCAGTATTGACGGGGATCAATGGGCGCAGTGTGTGCGTGAACAGGGTTGGTTATGGAATGCGGCCACGCGCGTTGGCGCAGGCCCCTCACCGACGCTGATCCTCGCCCACGGAGCCGGCGCGCCGATGGACTCGGGCTTTATGGACGACATGGCTGCACGCCTTGCCGGGCATGGCGTGAACGTGTTGCGCTTCGAGTTCCCGTACATGGCCCAGCGCCGTGTGGACGGCGGCAAACGCCCGCCGAATCTGGCGCCGAAACTGCTGCAATGCTGGCGCGAGGTATATGCCCAGGTGCGACGTCATGTCGCTGGGCCCCTGGCGGTGGGCGGCAAGTCCATGGGCGGGCGCATGGCCAGTCTATTGGCCGATGAATTGGCCGCTGATGCGCTGGTATGCCTGGGTTATCCGTTCTATGCGGTGGGCAAGCCGGAAAAACCCCGGGTCGAGCACTTGGCCGGGCTGAAGACGCCGACCTTGATTGTGCAGGGCGAGCGCGATGCACTGGGCAATCGGGCGGCGGTGGAGGGCTATGTGCTGTCGCCGAGCATCGAAGTGATGTGGCTGGTGGCGGGGGATCATGATTTGAAGCCGTTGAAGGCCTCGGGGTTTACCCATGAGCAACATCTGGAGGCTGCGGCGGGGAAGGTGGCTGGGTTTCTCGGCGCCTGTTAG
- the ccoN gene encoding cytochrome-c oxidase, cbb3-type subunit I, whose translation MNTTLSTAYNYKVVRQFAIMTVVWGIVGMGLGVFLAAQLVWPELNFNLPWTSFGRLRPLHTNAVIFAFGGCALFASSFYAVQRTCQTQLFAPKVAAFCFWGWQLVILLAAISLPLGYTSSKEYAELEWPIDILITIVWVAYAIVFFGTVAKRNTKHIYVGNWFFGAFIITVAILHIVNNLEIPVSLTKSYSLYGGATDAMVQWWYGHNAVGFFLTAGFLGMMYYFVPKQAERPVYSYRLSIVHFWALITLYIWAGPHHLHYTALPDWAQSLGMVMSLVLLAPSWGGMINGMMTLSGAWHKLRSDPILRFLVVSLAFYGMSTFEGPMMAIKTVNALSHYTDWTIGHVHAGALGWVAMISIGALYHMIPKVFGREQMYSLGLINAHFWLATIGTVLYIASMWVNGIAQGLMWRAVNEDGTLTYSFVETLVASHPGFIVRLVGGAIFLSGMFLMAYNTWRTVRSAQPAEVAAAAQMA comes from the coding sequence ATGAACACTACTTTAAGTACCGCCTATAACTACAAGGTGGTCCGCCAATTCGCCATTATGACGGTGGTGTGGGGCATCGTCGGCATGGGGCTCGGGGTTTTTCTCGCCGCCCAGTTGGTATGGCCCGAACTCAACTTCAACCTGCCTTGGACCAGTTTCGGTCGATTGCGCCCACTGCACACCAACGCGGTGATTTTCGCGTTTGGTGGCTGTGCGCTGTTTGCCAGCTCCTTCTACGCGGTGCAACGCACCTGCCAGACCCAGCTGTTCGCGCCGAAAGTCGCCGCGTTCTGCTTCTGGGGCTGGCAATTGGTGATCCTGCTGGCGGCAATCAGCTTGCCACTGGGCTACACCAGTTCCAAGGAATACGCCGAGCTGGAATGGCCGATCGACATCCTGATCACCATCGTCTGGGTCGCCTACGCCATCGTGTTCTTCGGTACCGTGGCCAAGCGCAACACCAAGCACATCTACGTCGGTAACTGGTTCTTCGGTGCGTTCATCATCACCGTGGCGATCCTGCATATCGTCAACAACCTGGAAATCCCGGTCAGCCTGACCAAGTCCTACTCCCTCTACGGTGGTGCGACGGATGCCATGGTGCAGTGGTGGTATGGGCATAACGCCGTAGGTTTCTTCCTCACTGCGGGCTTTTTGGGGATGATGTACTACTTCGTGCCGAAACAAGCCGAGCGTCCGGTCTACTCCTATCGCTTGTCCATCGTGCACTTCTGGGCATTGATCACCCTGTACATCTGGGCCGGTCCTCACCACTTGCACTACACCGCGCTGCCGGACTGGGCACAGTCCCTGGGCATGGTGATGTCGCTGGTACTGCTGGCGCCAAGCTGGGGCGGCATGATCAACGGCATGATGACCCTCTCGGGTGCCTGGCATAAGCTGCGCAGCGACCCGATCCTGCGCTTTTTGGTGGTATCGCTGGCGTTCTACGGCATGTCGACCTTTGAAGGTCCGATGATGGCGATCAAGACGGTCAACGCCCTGTCCCACTACACCGACTGGACCATCGGCCACGTACACGCCGGCGCTCTGGGTTGGGTGGCGATGATTTCCATCGGCGCGCTGTACCACATGATCCCGAAAGTCTTCGGTCGCGAGCAGATGTACAGCCTCGGCCTGATCAACGCGCACTTCTGGCTGGCCACCATCGGCACCGTGCTCTACATCGCTTCGATGTGGGTCAACGGCATTGCCCAGGGCCTGATGTGGCGTGCGGTCAACGAAGACGGCACCTTGACCTACTCCTTCGTCGAAACCCTGGTGGCTAGCCACCCAGGCTTCATCGTGCGACTGGTGGGCGGTGCAATCTTCCTCAGCGGCATGTTCCTGATGGCTTACAACACTTGGCGCACCGTGCGTTCGGCACAACCTGCCGAAGTAGCCGCTGCAGCGCAGATGGCCTGA
- a CDS encoding methyl-accepting chemotaxis protein — MRNNQPVTQRERTFPAQQRLISTTDAKGVITYCNDAFVEISGFSRDELMRAPHNLVRHPDVPAAVFAHMWATLKQGLPWMGIVKNRCKTGDHYWVNAYVTPVFDGEQVVGYESVRVKPTAEQIRRAEALYQRINQGKSAIPRSDKWLPVLQDWLPFILVSQLSFLIGVWFDSHWGFALAAALSVPLGLLGLSWQQRGLKRLLRLAEQTTSDPLIAQMYTDSRGAQARLEMSILSQEARLKTCLTRLQDTAEHLNDQARQSNTLAHNSSTGLERQRVETEQVATAVNQMAATTQEVASHVQRTADATQEANRLTGRGRDIAGETREAIQRLSVVVGETGVTVTQLAKDSDEIGGVVDVIKGIADQTNLLALNAAIEAARAGEMGRGFAVVADEVRQLAQRTSESTGQIHALIAKLQQTASTAVQTMDAGHRQAEEGVARVMEADAALVGISEAVAHITDMTTQIAAATEEQSSVAEEISRNISTIALLADQTSEQALNSAQLSEELTHTANTQYSLVERFNR; from the coding sequence ATGCGTAATAACCAACCCGTTACCCAGCGCGAACGTACATTCCCCGCTCAACAACGGTTGATCTCCACGACCGATGCCAAAGGCGTGATCACTTACTGCAACGATGCGTTTGTCGAGATCAGTGGGTTTTCCCGGGATGAACTGATGCGCGCCCCGCACAACCTGGTTCGTCACCCGGATGTGCCGGCGGCCGTGTTCGCGCACATGTGGGCGACGCTCAAACAAGGCTTGCCATGGATGGGCATCGTCAAGAACCGCTGCAAGACCGGCGATCACTACTGGGTCAACGCCTATGTGACCCCGGTGTTCGACGGTGAACAGGTGGTCGGCTACGAATCGGTACGGGTCAAGCCCACCGCCGAACAGATCCGCCGTGCCGAAGCGCTGTATCAACGTATCAACCAGGGCAAGTCGGCCATCCCGCGCAGTGATAAATGGCTGCCGGTGCTACAGGACTGGCTGCCGTTTATCCTGGTCAGCCAATTGAGCTTCCTGATCGGCGTCTGGTTCGACTCCCACTGGGGCTTTGCCCTGGCCGCCGCCTTGTCGGTGCCCCTGGGCCTGCTCGGCCTGAGTTGGCAACAACGTGGCCTCAAACGCCTGCTGCGCCTGGCCGAACAGACCACCTCCGACCCGCTGATCGCGCAGATGTACACCGACAGCCGTGGCGCGCAGGCACGCCTGGAGATGTCGATCCTCAGCCAGGAAGCCCGCCTGAAGACTTGTCTGACCCGCTTGCAGGACACCGCCGAGCACCTCAACGACCAGGCGCGTCAATCCAACACCCTGGCCCACAACAGTTCGACCGGCCTGGAACGCCAGCGCGTGGAGACCGAGCAGGTCGCCACCGCCGTCAATCAGATGGCCGCCACCACCCAGGAAGTCGCCAGCCATGTACAGCGCACGGCCGATGCGACCCAGGAAGCCAATCGCCTGACCGGGCGCGGGCGTGATATCGCCGGCGAAACCCGTGAAGCCATCCAGCGCCTGTCGGTGGTGGTTGGTGAGACCGGCGTGACCGTGACCCAATTGGCCAAGGACAGCGATGAGATTGGCGGTGTTGTAGATGTGATCAAAGGCATTGCCGACCAGACCAACCTGCTGGCCCTCAACGCAGCCATCGAAGCGGCCCGTGCCGGTGAAATGGGCCGTGGGTTTGCGGTGGTGGCCGATGAAGTGCGGCAACTGGCGCAACGCACCAGCGAATCCACCGGACAGATTCATGCCCTGATCGCCAAGCTGCAACAGACCGCCAGCACCGCCGTGCAGACCATGGACGCCGGGCATCGCCAGGCCGAAGAAGGTGTGGCGCGGGTAATGGAAGCGGACGCGGCGCTGGTGGGGATCAGCGAGGCGGTGGCGCATATTACCGACATGACTACGCAGATCGCCGCCGCGACCGAGGAGCAAAGCTCGGTGGCCGAGGAGATCAGCCGCAATATCAGCACTATTGCGCTGTTGGCAGACCAGACGTCGGAGCAGGCACTGAACTCGGCGCAGTTGAGTGAAGAGCTGACCCATACGGCCAATACCCAGTATTCGCTGGTGGAGCGGTTTAACCGTTAG
- the ccoO gene encoding cytochrome-c oxidase, cbb3-type subunit II: MKHETIEKNVGLLMLLMVLAVSIGGLTQIVPLFFQDVTNKPVEGMKPYTALQLEGRDIYIREGCVQCHSQMIRPFRAETERYGHYSVAGESVWDHPFLWGSKRTGPDLARVGARYSDDWHRAHLYNPRNVVPESKMPAYPWLVTAQVDSSHTETKLKVMRTLGVPYTDADITAAVDSLKGKTEMDALVSYLQVLGTAIKSKR, translated from the coding sequence ATGAAACACGAAACGATTGAAAAGAACGTCGGCCTGCTGATGCTGCTGATGGTGCTGGCCGTGAGTATCGGCGGCCTGACACAGATCGTCCCGCTGTTCTTCCAGGACGTGACCAACAAGCCGGTAGAAGGCATGAAGCCCTATACCGCGCTGCAACTGGAAGGCCGTGACATCTACATCCGCGAAGGCTGCGTACAGTGCCACTCGCAAATGATCCGGCCGTTCCGCGCCGAGACCGAACGCTATGGCCACTACTCGGTTGCCGGTGAAAGCGTTTGGGACCACCCGTTCCTGTGGGGTTCCAAGCGTACCGGTCCGGACCTGGCCCGGGTTGGCGCCCGCTACTCCGATGACTGGCACCGCGCGCACTTGTACAACCCGCGCAACGTAGTGCCTGAGTCGAAGATGCCGGCCTACCCATGGCTGGTCACCGCGCAGGTCGACAGCAGCCACACCGAAACCAAGCTCAAGGTCATGCGTACCCTCGGCGTGCCGTACACCGACGCGGACATCACCGCGGCCGTGGACAGCCTCAAGGGCAAGACCGAAATGGACGCTCTGGTCTCCTATCTGCAAGTGCTCGGCACTGCAATCAAGAGCAAGAGGTGA